One genomic segment of Stigmatopora argus isolate UIUO_Sarg chromosome 3, RoL_Sarg_1.0, whole genome shotgun sequence includes these proteins:
- the ap3b2 gene encoding AP-3 complex subunit beta-2 isoform X2, giving the protein MLDSNKDSLKLEAMKRIVAMIARGKNASDLFPAVVKNVACKNIEVKKLVYVYLVRYAEEQQDLALLSISTFQRGLKDPNQLIRASALRVLSSIRVTIIVPIMMLAIKEAASDMSPYVRKTAAHAIPKLYSLDPEQKDQLIEVIEKLLADKTTLVAGSVVMAFEEVCPERIDLIHKNYRKLCNLLIDVEEWGQVVIINMLTRYARTQFLNPNVNHNTAKNPGFCKESLLEEGGAGDKTFYGSDGNDDDDDEDGEEKEKKAEVATLAKRKPYVMDPDHRLLLRNTKPLLQSRNAAVVMAVAQLYFHLAPKAEVGVIAKALVRLLRSHSEVQYVVLQNVATMTIKRRGMFEPYLKSFYIRSTDPTQIKILKLEVLTNLANETNISTILREFQTYIKSMDKDFVAATIQAIGRCATNIGEVRDTCLNGLVQLLSNRDELVVAESVVVIKKLLQMQPEKHSDIIKHMAKLTDNIQVPMARASILWLIGEYCEHVPKIAPDVLRKMAKSFTNEEDIVKLQILNLAAKLYLTNSKQTKLLTQYVLNLAKYDQNYDIRDRARFIRQLIVPTEKSGALSKYAKKLFLALKPAPVLESPFKDRDHFQLGSLSHLLNAKAGGYQELPDWPEAAPDPSVRNVESCQVFSLLERVTTLTSVPEWTKCSSREKRKEKKVEKPFYSDSEGESGPTESADSESYSSGGSESGSAAESASGSESDESEEASESEDQEDREDREDREDRKNKKKEFEKPAPESQSEPSSDEEDAKRSRKSKRQKSHSESDSEEDEDSDSDSSPSESQDSESEVDVKKKKLVQSKAPFKPATKESKKEMSLLDLDDFEPAPSPQATPLNSFLSSSLVADLEGLSLSDNVLSPTAISPSGAQKSIELLHRITGEGLSVEYCFSRQTFGPDPKMVAVQVHFANSAAVDAKNLHMEDVKLQSGMRVQEFQEIELLPAGETATAVMGIDFCDSTQAANFQLCTHSRKFFVSIQPPVGELMKPVFMTENEFKKEQGQLMGMNEITEKLTLDANCRDEHAIVQRVTAAANLSRVPCGSDKECSPPLPLPLPVSPLPVPTHRFAGRTASGGSLVLVSVTTKEDGAAHLTLNCDKMLIGTMLVKDVLLALTQ; this is encoded by the exons ATGCTGGACAGCAACAAAGACTCGCTGAAGCTGGAAGCCATGAAACGCATCGTCGCC ATGATCGCTCGAGGGAAAAACGCGTCCGACCTCTTCCCTGCCGTGGTGAAAAATGTGGCGTGTAAAAATATTGAG GTAAagaagctggtgtatgtttattTGGTGCGTTATGCCGAGGAGCAGCAAGACCTGGCGCTGCTCTCCATCTCCACCTTCCAGCGAGGCTTGAAG GATCCCAACCAACTCATCCGAGCCAGCGCCCTGCGCGTCCTCTCTAGCATCCGGGTCACCATCATCGTTCCCATCATGATGCTGGCCATCAAGGAGGCCGCTTCGGACATGTCTCCGTACGTTCGCAAAACAGCCGCGCACGCCATCCCTAAACTCTACAG TCTGGATCCAGAACAGAAGGACCAACTCATTGAAGTCATTGAGAAACTCCTTGCAGACAAAACCACT CTGGTGGCGGGCAGCGTGGTCATGGCCTTTGAGGAGGTGTGTCCAGAACGGATCGACTTAATCCACAAGAACTACAGGAAGCTGTGCAACCTCCTGATCGACGTGGAGGAGTGGGGTCAGGTGGTTATCATCAACATGCTAACGCGCTACGCCAGGACGCAGTTCCTCAACCCCAACGTCAAC CATAATACAGCCAAAAATCCAGGGTTTTGCAAG GAATCCCTGCTGGAGGAGGGCGGAGCTGGCGACAAGACCTTCTACGGCTCGGACGGcaacgatgacgacgacgacgaagatGGCGAAGAAAAGGAGAAGAAGGCGGAGGTCGCCACCTTGGCCAAGAGGAAGCCATACGTGATGGATCCCGACCATCGGCTGCTGCTGAGGAACACCAAGCCGCTCCTTCAGAGCCGCAACGCAGCA GTAGTCATGGCCGTGGCTCAACTGTACTTCCACCTGGCCCCCAAAGCCGAGGTCGGGGTCATCGCTAAGGCTCTTGTGCGACTTCTGCGCAGTCACAG TGAAGTCCAGTATGTTGTTCTTCAAAATGTGGCCACGATGACCATAAAGAGAAGG GGGATGTTCGAACCATACCTGAAAAGTTTCTACATCCGCTCTACAGACCCGACTCAGATAAAGATCcttaag CTTGAGGTGCTGACCAATCTTGCCAATGAGACCAACATCTCCACAATTCTCAGAGAGTTTCAG ACCTACATCAAAAGCATGGACAAAGACTTTGTGGCTGCCACCATCCAAGCGATTGGTCGCTGTGCCACCAATATCGGAGAAGTGAGGGATACGTGTCTGAACGGATTGGTGCAGTTGCTATCCAACAGAGACG AATTGGTGGTGGCTGAATCGGTGGTGGTCATCAAGAAGCTCCTCCAGATGCAACCCGAGAAGCACAGTGACATCATCAAACACATGGCTAAGCTAACGGACAACATCCAAGTGCCGATGGCGCGGGCTAGCATCCTGTGGCTAATCGGTGAATATTGCGAGCACGTGCCCAAGATCGCCCCAGATGTCCTCAGGAAGATGGCCAAGTCCTTCACCAACGAAGAAGACATCGTCAAGTTGCAGATCCTGAACCTGGCGGCCAAGCTGTACCTCACCAACTCCAAACAA ACCAAACTTTTGACGCAGTATGTCCTCAATTTGGCCAAGTATGACCAGAACTATGACATCCGTGATCGGGCACGCTTCATTCGCCAGCTCATCGTTCCCACCGAGAAAAGTGGCGCCCTCAGCAAGTACGCCAAGAAGCTCTTCCTGGCCCTCAAGCCTGCGCCCGTTTTGGAGTCTCCATTTAAAG atcgaGACCACTTCCAGCTGGGCTCGCTGTCCCACCTGCTGAACGCCAAAGCCGGCGGCTACCAGGAGTTACCCGACTGGCCGGAAGCCGCCCCAGATCCCTCCGTGCGCAACGTGGAG tctTGCCAGGTATTTTCGCTGCTTGAGCGAGTCACAACGTTGACCAGC GTACCCGAATGGACCAAGTGCAGCAGCCGGGAGAAGAGGAAGGAGAAAAAAGTGGAGAAGCCTTTCTACTCCGATTCCGAGGGCGAGTCCGGCCCGACGGAATCCGCCGACAGCG AGTCGTACTCCTCGGGCGGTTCCGAAAGCGGGAGCGCCGCCGAAAGCGCCTCCGGATCCGAGAGCGACGAGAGCGAAGAGGCCTCCGAGTCGGAGGACCAGGAGGACCGGGAGGACCGGGAGGACCGAGAAGACCGCAAGAACAAGAAGAAAGAGTTTGAGAAGCCAGCGCCAGAAAGCCAAag TGAACCGAGCAGCGACGAGGAAGACGCCAAGAGGAGCAGAAAGAGCAAACGGCAAAAGAGCCATTCGGAATCGGACTCGGAGGAAGACGAGGACAGCGATTCCGACAGCAGCCCGTCGGAATCGCAAGATTCCGAGTCGGAGGTCGAcgtcaaaaagaaaaag ctcgTCCAATCGAAAGCTCCGTTCAAACCCGCGACCAAAGAGAGCAAGAAAGAAATGTCACTGCTGGACCTTGACGAct TCGAACCCGCCCCTTCGCCTCAAGCCACGCCCCTCAACTCCTTCCTATCCAGCAGCCTGGTCGCCGACCTGGAAGGTTTATCTTTGTCCGATAACGTCCTCTCACCCACG GCTATCTCGCCGTCTGGCGCGCAGAAGAGCATCGAACTCCTGCACCGCATTACCGGCGAGGGCCTGTCGGTGGAGTATTGCTTCAGCCGCCAGACGTTCGGCCCCGACCCCAAAATGGTGGCCGTGCAGGTGCACTTTGCTAACAGCGCCGCCGTAGATGCTAAGAATTTGCACATGGAGGACGTCAAGCTTCAGTCCGGCATGCGGGTTCAAGAGTTCCAGGAGATTG AGCTGCTTCCTGCGGGTGAGACGGCCACCGCCGTGATGGGAATCGACTTCTGCGACTCCACACAAGCCGCAAACTTCCAGCTGTG CACTCACAGCAGGAAGTTCTTTGTATCCATCCAGCCACCCGTCGGAGAGTTGATGAAACCCGTTTTCATGACGGAGAACGAATTTAAAAAAGAGCAAG GGCAACTGATGGGCATGAACGAGATCACGGAGAAGCTGACGCTGGACGCCAATTGTCGCGACGAGCACGCCATCGTTCAGAGGGTGACGGCGGCCGCCAATCTCAGCAGGGTGCCGTGCGGTTCTGACAAGGAGTGCAG TCCTCCgcttccacttcctcttcccgTTTCTCCACTTCCCGTTCCCACGCACAGGTTCGCCGGGAGGACGGCGAGCGGCGGCAGCCTGGTTCTGGTCAGCGTGACCACCAAAGAGGACGGCGCCGCCCACTTGACGCTCAACTGCGACAAGATGCTGATCGGGACCATGTTGGTCAAAGACGTCCTGCTAGCGCTCACTCAGtag
- the ap3b2 gene encoding AP-3 complex subunit beta-2 isoform X8, with amino-acid sequence MLDSNKDSLKLEAMKRIVAMIARGKNASDLFPAVVKNVACKNIEVKKLVYVYLVRYAEEQQDLALLSISTFQRGLKDPNQLIRASALRVLSSIRVTIIVPIMMLAIKEAASDMSPYVRKTAAHAIPKLYSLDPEQKDQLIEVIEKLLADKTTLVAGSVVMAFEEVCPERIDLIHKNYRKLCNLLIDVEEWGQVVIINMLTRYARTQFLNPNVNESLLEEGGAGDKTFYGSDGNDDDDDEDGEEKEKKAEVATLAKRKPYVMDPDHRLLLRNTKPLLQSRNAAVVMAVAQLYFHLAPKAEVGVIAKALVRLLRSHSEVQYVVLQNVATMTIKRRGMFEPYLKSFYIRSTDPTQIKILKLEVLTNLANETNISTILREFQTYIKSMDKDFVAATIQAIGRCATNIGEVRDTCLNGLVQLLSNRDELVVAESVVVIKKLLQMQPEKHSDIIKHMAKLTDNIQVPMARASILWLIGEYCEHVPKIAPDVLRKMAKSFTNEEDIVKLQILNLAAKLYLTNSKQTKLLTQYVLNLAKYDQNYDIRDRARFIRQLIVPTEKSGALSKYAKKLFLALKPAPVLESPFKDRDHFQLGSLSHLLNAKAGGYQELPDWPEAAPDPSVRNVESCQVFSLLERVTTLTSVPEWTKCSSREKRKEKKVEKPFYSDSEGESGPTESADSESYSSGGSESGSAAESASGSESDESEEASESEDQEDREDREDREDRKNKKKEFEKPAPESQSEPSSDEEDAKRSRKSKRQKSHSESDSEEDEDSDSDSSPSESQDSESEVDVKKKKLVQSKAPFKPATKESKKEMSLLDLDDFEPAPSPQATPLNSFLSSSLVADLEGLSLSDNVLSPTAISPSGAQKSIELLHRITGEGLSVEYCFSRQTFGPDPKMVAVQVHFANSAAVDAKNLHMEDVKLQSGMRVQEFQEIELLPAGETATAVMGIDFCDSTQAANFQLCTHSRKFFVSIQPPVGELMKPVFMTENEFKKEQGQLMGMNEITEKLTLDANCRDEHAIVQRVTAAANLSRVPCGSDKECRFAGRTASGGSLVLVSVTTKEDGAAHLTLNCDKMLIGTMLVKDVLLALTQ; translated from the exons ATGCTGGACAGCAACAAAGACTCGCTGAAGCTGGAAGCCATGAAACGCATCGTCGCC ATGATCGCTCGAGGGAAAAACGCGTCCGACCTCTTCCCTGCCGTGGTGAAAAATGTGGCGTGTAAAAATATTGAG GTAAagaagctggtgtatgtttattTGGTGCGTTATGCCGAGGAGCAGCAAGACCTGGCGCTGCTCTCCATCTCCACCTTCCAGCGAGGCTTGAAG GATCCCAACCAACTCATCCGAGCCAGCGCCCTGCGCGTCCTCTCTAGCATCCGGGTCACCATCATCGTTCCCATCATGATGCTGGCCATCAAGGAGGCCGCTTCGGACATGTCTCCGTACGTTCGCAAAACAGCCGCGCACGCCATCCCTAAACTCTACAG TCTGGATCCAGAACAGAAGGACCAACTCATTGAAGTCATTGAGAAACTCCTTGCAGACAAAACCACT CTGGTGGCGGGCAGCGTGGTCATGGCCTTTGAGGAGGTGTGTCCAGAACGGATCGACTTAATCCACAAGAACTACAGGAAGCTGTGCAACCTCCTGATCGACGTGGAGGAGTGGGGTCAGGTGGTTATCATCAACATGCTAACGCGCTACGCCAGGACGCAGTTCCTCAACCCCAACGTCAAC GAATCCCTGCTGGAGGAGGGCGGAGCTGGCGACAAGACCTTCTACGGCTCGGACGGcaacgatgacgacgacgacgaagatGGCGAAGAAAAGGAGAAGAAGGCGGAGGTCGCCACCTTGGCCAAGAGGAAGCCATACGTGATGGATCCCGACCATCGGCTGCTGCTGAGGAACACCAAGCCGCTCCTTCAGAGCCGCAACGCAGCA GTAGTCATGGCCGTGGCTCAACTGTACTTCCACCTGGCCCCCAAAGCCGAGGTCGGGGTCATCGCTAAGGCTCTTGTGCGACTTCTGCGCAGTCACAG TGAAGTCCAGTATGTTGTTCTTCAAAATGTGGCCACGATGACCATAAAGAGAAGG GGGATGTTCGAACCATACCTGAAAAGTTTCTACATCCGCTCTACAGACCCGACTCAGATAAAGATCcttaag CTTGAGGTGCTGACCAATCTTGCCAATGAGACCAACATCTCCACAATTCTCAGAGAGTTTCAG ACCTACATCAAAAGCATGGACAAAGACTTTGTGGCTGCCACCATCCAAGCGATTGGTCGCTGTGCCACCAATATCGGAGAAGTGAGGGATACGTGTCTGAACGGATTGGTGCAGTTGCTATCCAACAGAGACG AATTGGTGGTGGCTGAATCGGTGGTGGTCATCAAGAAGCTCCTCCAGATGCAACCCGAGAAGCACAGTGACATCATCAAACACATGGCTAAGCTAACGGACAACATCCAAGTGCCGATGGCGCGGGCTAGCATCCTGTGGCTAATCGGTGAATATTGCGAGCACGTGCCCAAGATCGCCCCAGATGTCCTCAGGAAGATGGCCAAGTCCTTCACCAACGAAGAAGACATCGTCAAGTTGCAGATCCTGAACCTGGCGGCCAAGCTGTACCTCACCAACTCCAAACAA ACCAAACTTTTGACGCAGTATGTCCTCAATTTGGCCAAGTATGACCAGAACTATGACATCCGTGATCGGGCACGCTTCATTCGCCAGCTCATCGTTCCCACCGAGAAAAGTGGCGCCCTCAGCAAGTACGCCAAGAAGCTCTTCCTGGCCCTCAAGCCTGCGCCCGTTTTGGAGTCTCCATTTAAAG atcgaGACCACTTCCAGCTGGGCTCGCTGTCCCACCTGCTGAACGCCAAAGCCGGCGGCTACCAGGAGTTACCCGACTGGCCGGAAGCCGCCCCAGATCCCTCCGTGCGCAACGTGGAG tctTGCCAGGTATTTTCGCTGCTTGAGCGAGTCACAACGTTGACCAGC GTACCCGAATGGACCAAGTGCAGCAGCCGGGAGAAGAGGAAGGAGAAAAAAGTGGAGAAGCCTTTCTACTCCGATTCCGAGGGCGAGTCCGGCCCGACGGAATCCGCCGACAGCG AGTCGTACTCCTCGGGCGGTTCCGAAAGCGGGAGCGCCGCCGAAAGCGCCTCCGGATCCGAGAGCGACGAGAGCGAAGAGGCCTCCGAGTCGGAGGACCAGGAGGACCGGGAGGACCGGGAGGACCGAGAAGACCGCAAGAACAAGAAGAAAGAGTTTGAGAAGCCAGCGCCAGAAAGCCAAag TGAACCGAGCAGCGACGAGGAAGACGCCAAGAGGAGCAGAAAGAGCAAACGGCAAAAGAGCCATTCGGAATCGGACTCGGAGGAAGACGAGGACAGCGATTCCGACAGCAGCCCGTCGGAATCGCAAGATTCCGAGTCGGAGGTCGAcgtcaaaaagaaaaag ctcgTCCAATCGAAAGCTCCGTTCAAACCCGCGACCAAAGAGAGCAAGAAAGAAATGTCACTGCTGGACCTTGACGAct TCGAACCCGCCCCTTCGCCTCAAGCCACGCCCCTCAACTCCTTCCTATCCAGCAGCCTGGTCGCCGACCTGGAAGGTTTATCTTTGTCCGATAACGTCCTCTCACCCACG GCTATCTCGCCGTCTGGCGCGCAGAAGAGCATCGAACTCCTGCACCGCATTACCGGCGAGGGCCTGTCGGTGGAGTATTGCTTCAGCCGCCAGACGTTCGGCCCCGACCCCAAAATGGTGGCCGTGCAGGTGCACTTTGCTAACAGCGCCGCCGTAGATGCTAAGAATTTGCACATGGAGGACGTCAAGCTTCAGTCCGGCATGCGGGTTCAAGAGTTCCAGGAGATTG AGCTGCTTCCTGCGGGTGAGACGGCCACCGCCGTGATGGGAATCGACTTCTGCGACTCCACACAAGCCGCAAACTTCCAGCTGTG CACTCACAGCAGGAAGTTCTTTGTATCCATCCAGCCACCCGTCGGAGAGTTGATGAAACCCGTTTTCATGACGGAGAACGAATTTAAAAAAGAGCAAG GGCAACTGATGGGCATGAACGAGATCACGGAGAAGCTGACGCTGGACGCCAATTGTCGCGACGAGCACGCCATCGTTCAGAGGGTGACGGCGGCCGCCAATCTCAGCAGGGTGCCGTGCGGTTCTGACAAGGAGTGCAG GTTCGCCGGGAGGACGGCGAGCGGCGGCAGCCTGGTTCTGGTCAGCGTGACCACCAAAGAGGACGGCGCCGCCCACTTGACGCTCAACTGCGACAAGATGCTGATCGGGACCATGTTGGTCAAAGACGTCCTGCTAGCGCTCACTCAGtag
- the ap3b2 gene encoding AP-3 complex subunit beta-2 isoform X3, which translates to MLDSNKDSLKLEAMKRIVAMIARGKNASDLFPAVVKNVACKNIEVKKLVYVYLVRYAEEQQDLALLSISTFQRGLKDPNQLIRASALRVLSSIRVTIIVPIMMLAIKEAASDMSPYVRKTAAHAIPKLYSLDPEQKDQLIEVIEKLLADKTTLVAGSVVMAFEEVCPERIDLIHKNYRKLCNLLIDVEEWGQVVIINMLTRYARTQFLNPNVNESLLEEGGAGDKTFYGSDGNDDDDDEDGEEKEKKAEVATLAKRKPYVMDPDHRLLLRNTKPLLQSRNAAVVMAVAQLYFHLAPKAEVGVIAKALVRLLRSHSEVQYVVLQNVATMTIKRRGMFEPYLKSFYIRSTDPTQIKILKLEVLTNLANETNISTILREFQTYIKSMDKDFVAATIQAIGRCATNIGEVRDTCLNGLVQLLSNRDELVVAESVVVIKKLLQMQPEKHSDIIKHMAKLTDNIQVPMARASILWLIGEYCEHVPKIAPDVLRKMAKSFTNEEDIVKLQILNLAAKLYLTNSKQTKLLTQYVLNLAKYDQNYDIRDRARFIRQLIVPTEKSGALSKYAKKLFLALKPAPVLESPFKDRDHFQLGSLSHLLNAKAGGYQELPDWPEAAPDPSVRNVEVKESSCQVFSLLERVTTLTSVPEWTKCSSREKRKEKKVEKPFYSDSEGESGPTESADSESYSSGGSESGSAAESASGSESDESEEASESEDQEDREDREDREDRKNKKKEFEKPAPESQSEPSSDEEDAKRSRKSKRQKSHSESDSEEDEDSDSDSSPSESQDSESEVDVKKKKLVQSKAPFKPATKESKKEMSLLDLDDFEPAPSPQATPLNSFLSSSLVADLEGLSLSDNVLSPTAISPSGAQKSIELLHRITGEGLSVEYCFSRQTFGPDPKMVAVQVHFANSAAVDAKNLHMEDVKLQSGMRVQEFQEIELLPAGETATAVMGIDFCDSTQAANFQLCTHSRKFFVSIQPPVGELMKPVFMTENEFKKEQGQLMGMNEITEKLTLDANCRDEHAIVQRVTAAANLSRVPCGSDKECSPPLPLPLPVSPLPVPTHRFAGRTASGGSLVLVSVTTKEDGAAHLTLNCDKMLIGTMLVKDVLLALTQ; encoded by the exons ATGCTGGACAGCAACAAAGACTCGCTGAAGCTGGAAGCCATGAAACGCATCGTCGCC ATGATCGCTCGAGGGAAAAACGCGTCCGACCTCTTCCCTGCCGTGGTGAAAAATGTGGCGTGTAAAAATATTGAG GTAAagaagctggtgtatgtttattTGGTGCGTTATGCCGAGGAGCAGCAAGACCTGGCGCTGCTCTCCATCTCCACCTTCCAGCGAGGCTTGAAG GATCCCAACCAACTCATCCGAGCCAGCGCCCTGCGCGTCCTCTCTAGCATCCGGGTCACCATCATCGTTCCCATCATGATGCTGGCCATCAAGGAGGCCGCTTCGGACATGTCTCCGTACGTTCGCAAAACAGCCGCGCACGCCATCCCTAAACTCTACAG TCTGGATCCAGAACAGAAGGACCAACTCATTGAAGTCATTGAGAAACTCCTTGCAGACAAAACCACT CTGGTGGCGGGCAGCGTGGTCATGGCCTTTGAGGAGGTGTGTCCAGAACGGATCGACTTAATCCACAAGAACTACAGGAAGCTGTGCAACCTCCTGATCGACGTGGAGGAGTGGGGTCAGGTGGTTATCATCAACATGCTAACGCGCTACGCCAGGACGCAGTTCCTCAACCCCAACGTCAAC GAATCCCTGCTGGAGGAGGGCGGAGCTGGCGACAAGACCTTCTACGGCTCGGACGGcaacgatgacgacgacgacgaagatGGCGAAGAAAAGGAGAAGAAGGCGGAGGTCGCCACCTTGGCCAAGAGGAAGCCATACGTGATGGATCCCGACCATCGGCTGCTGCTGAGGAACACCAAGCCGCTCCTTCAGAGCCGCAACGCAGCA GTAGTCATGGCCGTGGCTCAACTGTACTTCCACCTGGCCCCCAAAGCCGAGGTCGGGGTCATCGCTAAGGCTCTTGTGCGACTTCTGCGCAGTCACAG TGAAGTCCAGTATGTTGTTCTTCAAAATGTGGCCACGATGACCATAAAGAGAAGG GGGATGTTCGAACCATACCTGAAAAGTTTCTACATCCGCTCTACAGACCCGACTCAGATAAAGATCcttaag CTTGAGGTGCTGACCAATCTTGCCAATGAGACCAACATCTCCACAATTCTCAGAGAGTTTCAG ACCTACATCAAAAGCATGGACAAAGACTTTGTGGCTGCCACCATCCAAGCGATTGGTCGCTGTGCCACCAATATCGGAGAAGTGAGGGATACGTGTCTGAACGGATTGGTGCAGTTGCTATCCAACAGAGACG AATTGGTGGTGGCTGAATCGGTGGTGGTCATCAAGAAGCTCCTCCAGATGCAACCCGAGAAGCACAGTGACATCATCAAACACATGGCTAAGCTAACGGACAACATCCAAGTGCCGATGGCGCGGGCTAGCATCCTGTGGCTAATCGGTGAATATTGCGAGCACGTGCCCAAGATCGCCCCAGATGTCCTCAGGAAGATGGCCAAGTCCTTCACCAACGAAGAAGACATCGTCAAGTTGCAGATCCTGAACCTGGCGGCCAAGCTGTACCTCACCAACTCCAAACAA ACCAAACTTTTGACGCAGTATGTCCTCAATTTGGCCAAGTATGACCAGAACTATGACATCCGTGATCGGGCACGCTTCATTCGCCAGCTCATCGTTCCCACCGAGAAAAGTGGCGCCCTCAGCAAGTACGCCAAGAAGCTCTTCCTGGCCCTCAAGCCTGCGCCCGTTTTGGAGTCTCCATTTAAAG atcgaGACCACTTCCAGCTGGGCTCGCTGTCCCACCTGCTGAACGCCAAAGCCGGCGGCTACCAGGAGTTACCCGACTGGCCGGAAGCCGCCCCAGATCCCTCCGTGCGCAACGTGGAGGTGAAAGAGTCT tctTGCCAGGTATTTTCGCTGCTTGAGCGAGTCACAACGTTGACCAGC GTACCCGAATGGACCAAGTGCAGCAGCCGGGAGAAGAGGAAGGAGAAAAAAGTGGAGAAGCCTTTCTACTCCGATTCCGAGGGCGAGTCCGGCCCGACGGAATCCGCCGACAGCG AGTCGTACTCCTCGGGCGGTTCCGAAAGCGGGAGCGCCGCCGAAAGCGCCTCCGGATCCGAGAGCGACGAGAGCGAAGAGGCCTCCGAGTCGGAGGACCAGGAGGACCGGGAGGACCGGGAGGACCGAGAAGACCGCAAGAACAAGAAGAAAGAGTTTGAGAAGCCAGCGCCAGAAAGCCAAag TGAACCGAGCAGCGACGAGGAAGACGCCAAGAGGAGCAGAAAGAGCAAACGGCAAAAGAGCCATTCGGAATCGGACTCGGAGGAAGACGAGGACAGCGATTCCGACAGCAGCCCGTCGGAATCGCAAGATTCCGAGTCGGAGGTCGAcgtcaaaaagaaaaag ctcgTCCAATCGAAAGCTCCGTTCAAACCCGCGACCAAAGAGAGCAAGAAAGAAATGTCACTGCTGGACCTTGACGAct TCGAACCCGCCCCTTCGCCTCAAGCCACGCCCCTCAACTCCTTCCTATCCAGCAGCCTGGTCGCCGACCTGGAAGGTTTATCTTTGTCCGATAACGTCCTCTCACCCACG GCTATCTCGCCGTCTGGCGCGCAGAAGAGCATCGAACTCCTGCACCGCATTACCGGCGAGGGCCTGTCGGTGGAGTATTGCTTCAGCCGCCAGACGTTCGGCCCCGACCCCAAAATGGTGGCCGTGCAGGTGCACTTTGCTAACAGCGCCGCCGTAGATGCTAAGAATTTGCACATGGAGGACGTCAAGCTTCAGTCCGGCATGCGGGTTCAAGAGTTCCAGGAGATTG AGCTGCTTCCTGCGGGTGAGACGGCCACCGCCGTGATGGGAATCGACTTCTGCGACTCCACACAAGCCGCAAACTTCCAGCTGTG CACTCACAGCAGGAAGTTCTTTGTATCCATCCAGCCACCCGTCGGAGAGTTGATGAAACCCGTTTTCATGACGGAGAACGAATTTAAAAAAGAGCAAG GGCAACTGATGGGCATGAACGAGATCACGGAGAAGCTGACGCTGGACGCCAATTGTCGCGACGAGCACGCCATCGTTCAGAGGGTGACGGCGGCCGCCAATCTCAGCAGGGTGCCGTGCGGTTCTGACAAGGAGTGCAG TCCTCCgcttccacttcctcttcccgTTTCTCCACTTCCCGTTCCCACGCACAGGTTCGCCGGGAGGACGGCGAGCGGCGGCAGCCTGGTTCTGGTCAGCGTGACCACCAAAGAGGACGGCGCCGCCCACTTGACGCTCAACTGCGACAAGATGCTGATCGGGACCATGTTGGTCAAAGACGTCCTGCTAGCGCTCACTCAGtag